The following are from one region of the Sorghum bicolor cultivar BTx623 chromosome 2, Sorghum_bicolor_NCBIv3, whole genome shotgun sequence genome:
- the LOC8071924 gene encoding wall-associated receptor kinase 5: protein MNTSESKAKTMELVVQLGLGLLLVAGHCILATAAPSSACQMQCGDVKILYPFGIGKNCSVSGEFDVTCQQDTNGISKPFIGGHELLDISLTNSTIRVLNPITTYCYNDTWHNNSSMVVQQQNDSSSGYLVVSDFVRNYPPFRFSDTHNKFTVIGCITVGYIGNNVSEYTTGCVSTCGWNMSDGSSCSGMGCCQTPIPKGMDLFDINLQVITPNVDKKNQTNRFGGLQCNYAVLMEAAAFSFSTTYVNTTKFFDMDAGQAPVVLDWSIRNDTCQVAQMNLTGTYACLSTNSKCVDSTSGSPGYVCNCSLGYEGNPYLPGGCQDVDECNQVRPCPSDGVCHNTVGGYRCSCRAGRKYSEQSNSCILDTVIVVGVTMGFLALMIFCFCGYMVLQKRKLKNTKQEYFRQHGGLILFDTMKSEKGLEFTVFSEAELVHATNNYDKSRIIGRGGHGIVYKGIVKDNIPVAIKRCTLINERQKKEFGQEMLILSQINHKNIVKLVGCCLEVEVPMLVYEFIPNGTLFQLIHGTNEALQISFSTLLRIAHETAEGLSFLHSYASPPIIHGDVKTSNILLDENYMAKVSDFGASILAPSDKEQYVTIVQGTVGYLDPEYMQTCQLTEKSDVYSFGVVLLEVLTGEAPLKLYGPEEKRSLSSNFLSAMKQNDLCAVVASHIKEQESIELITGLGELAQNCLDMCGSNRPSMKEVADELNRLRKLLLHPWLPLNMEEKETSPRLLGGPADTSFQTENSIVEYPVLESQNLPMDSISSNYAR, encoded by the exons GCCAAAACTATGGAACTTGTTGTGCAGCTTGGCCTTGGTCTTCTACTTGTTGCGGGACACTGCATCCTTGCAACAGCTGCTCCTAGTTCTGCATGCCAAATGCAGTGTGGCGATGTTAAGATACTGTACCCGTTTGGCATCGGCAAGAACTGCTCCGTGTCAGGAGAATTCGATGTCACCTGTCAGCAAGACACAAATGGCATCTCCAAACCATTCATCGGTGGCCATGAGCTCCTGGACATTTCCTTGACCAATAGCACCATTCGCGTGCTCAACCCCATCACGACCTACTGCTACAACGACACTTGGCACAACAACTCCTCCATGGTGGTACAACAGCAGAATGATAGTAGTAGTGGCTATTTAGTGGTGAGTGACTTTGTTAGAAACTACCCCCCTTTCCGGTTCTCAGACACCCACAACAAGTTCACTGTCATCGGGTGCATCACCGTTGGCTACATTGGAAACAATGTCTCTGAATACACGACCGGTTGCGTCTCGACGTGCGGCTGGAACATGTCTGATGGCAGCTCATGTTCAGGGATGGGCTGCTGCCAGACACCCATACCAAAGGGGATGGACTTGTTTGATATAAACCTCCAAGTCATCACACCAAATGTTGATAAAAAAAACCAGACTAATAGGTTTGGTGGTCTCCAGTGCAACTACGCCGTGCTAATGGAGGCAGCGGCATTTTCCTTCAGCACGACATATGTCAATACGACCAAATTCTTCGACATGGATGCTGGGCAGGCACCTGTGGTGCTTGACTGGTCTATAAGAAATGACACTTGTCAAGTGGCCCAAATGAACCTCACAGGTACGTATGCATGCCTCAGCACCAACAGCAAGTGCGTTGATTCAACCAGTGGATCTCCAGGGTATGTGTGCAACTGCTCCCTAGGCTATGAGGGCAATCCATATCTTCCAGGTGGATGCCAAG ATGTGGATGAATGCAATCAGGTGAGGCCATGTCCTTCGGATGGTGTTTGCCACAACACAGTTGggggataccgatgttcttgtcgAGCAGGAAGGAAATATTCTGAGCAAAGCAATTCATGCATCCTTGATACCGTCATAGTAGTAG GAGTTACAATGGGTTTTCTTGCTCTCATGATTTTCTGTTTCTGTGGGTACATGGTTCTTCAAAAGAGAAAGCTGAAGAATACTAAACAGGAGTATTTTCGCCAACATGGAGGCTTGATTTTGTTTGATACAATGAAGTCAGAAAAGGGTCTTGAGTTCACAGTATTTAGTGAAGCAGAACTCGTACATGCCACAAACAACTATGATAAGAGCAGAATAATTGGGAGAGGAGGACATGGAATAGTTTACAAGGGTATAGTTAAGGATAACATCCCTGTTGCAATTAAGAGATGTACACTCATTAATGAAAGGCAAAAGAAGGAGTTTGGTCAGGAAATGCTAATACTATCTCAAATCAATCACAAGAACATTGTCAAGCTTGTGGGATGTTGCCTCGAGGTGGAAGTTCCTATGCTAGTTTATGAGTTCATCCCAAATGGCACATTATTTCAGCTCATCCATGGTACAAACGAGGCATTGCAAATCTCGTTCAGCACCCTCCTAAGGATTGCACATGAGACAGCTGAAGGACTCAGCTTCCTACATTCTTATGCATCTCCCCCAATTATCCATGGTGATGTCAAAACCTCCAACATCCTTCTTGATGAAAACTACATGGCGAAAGTCTCCGATTTTGGAGCTTCCATACTAGCCCCATCTGATAAAGAGCAGTATGTAACGATAGTTCAGGGCACCGTGGGCTACCTCGACCCGGAGTACATGCAGACATGCCAACTGACTGAAAAAAGTGATGTCTACAGCTTTGGGGTTGTTCTCCTTGAGGTCCTCACTGGTGAGGCTCCACTAAAATTGTACGGGCCTGAGGAAAAACGAAGCTTGAGTTCAAATTTCTTGTCTGCAATGAAACAGAACGATCTATGTGCAGTTGTGGCCAGCCACATAAAAGAGCAAGAGAGCATTGAACTGATTACAGGACTTGGAGAGCTAGCACAGAATTGTCTTGATATGTGCGGCAGCAATAGACCATCCATGAAAGAGGTCGCTGATGAGCTCAACAGACTGAGGAAACTTTTGCTCCACCCTTGGTTACCACTGAATATGGAAGAGAAGGAGACATCACCAAGACTCCTAGGTGGACCAGCAGACACTAGTTTTCAAACAGAAAATAGTATTGTCGAGTATCCTGTGCTGGAAAGCCAGAACCTGCCCATGGACTCAATAAGTTCAAATTATGCAAGGTGA
- the LOC110432717 gene encoding uncharacterized protein LOC110432717 produces MDLKIVGPGCTALHAHYMKDCADNEKSGILVRFKGIYMLNSSDFEVGLVRSLFVEAKAKDIPVGFLDPQLMSLDSIKFDRAAVLQYVQKAFTKYTGKDFIMFAYNSGGHWVVLIVIQKWNKVIYLDSNKSGNHDFSMLKLLIDEAFATHTSKMKDKPKPLTHAAKYACHQQSISGKGSSFYAAHL; encoded by the exons ATGGACCTCAAGATAGTAGGACCTGGGTGCACTGCTCTTCATGCTCATTACATGAAAGATTGTGCCGACAATGAGAAGAGTGGGATATTGGTTAGGTTCAAGGGTATTTATATGTTGAATTCATCAGATTTTGAGGTCGGGCTTGTGAG ATCATTGTTTGTAGAAGCTAAGGCTAAGGACATCCCTGTGGGCTTTCTTGATCCACAACTGATGTCACTGGATAGCATAAAGTTTGATAGAGCAGCTGTTCTGCAGTATGTGCAAAAAGCCTTCACCAAATATACCGGCAAAGACTTCATAATGTTTGCCTACAACTCTGGTGGCCATTGGGTCGTTCTGATAGTAATTCAAAAGTGGAATAAAGTGATATACCTTGATTCCAACAAATCTGGAAACCATGATTTCAGCATGTTAAAATTGTTGATTGATGA GGCTTTTGCAACAcacacaagcaagatgaaagacAAACCAAAGCCATTGACACATGCTGCTAAATATGCG TGCCACCAACAATCTATTTCCGGCAAAGGATCTAGCTTCTATGCTGCAcacctgtaa